The Geothrix sp. DNA segment TGGAGGATCTGGCGGCCTTCGCCACGGTGGAGATCCACGAGCACCGTGCCATCATCGCGGCCGTGGGCGAGCGGCTGAAATCCACGCCGGGCCTGGGTGCGAAGCTGCTCACGGCCCTGGGCGACATCAACGTCGAGATGATCAGCATGGGCGCCAACGAGATCAACCTCAGCCTCGTGGTGAAGCAGGAGAGCACCGCCGAGGCCCTGCGGCGCCTGCACCGCGTGCTGGTGGGGGCGCCATGAGCCTGCGCATCGGCCTCTTCGGACGGGGGCGCCTGGGCTCGGCCATCGCGGCCGAGGTCGGGGACCTCGCCTGGCAGGTGGACCAGGGCGAGTCGCCCACGGGGCCTGTGGACGTGGCCATCGACGCCAGCGTGGCCGAGGCCGTGGAAGCGCACCTGGCCTGGGCCCAGGAAACTGGCACGGACCTGGTGATCGGGGCCACGGGCTGGACGATGCCGGATCTGGAGGCTCGCGTGGCGGGCCGCATCGGCGTGCTCACCTCCTCGAACTTCTCGCTGACGGTGGCCCTCATGACCCGCCTCGCCACGGTCATGGGCCGCTTCGCTGCCCTGGATGCGACCCGGGATCCCTACCTGGTGGAGCACCACCACCGCTTGAAGGCCGACGCGCCCTCGGGCACCGCCAAAACCCTGGCCGCGGCCGTCCTGGCCGGTTGTCCGCGCAAGACCGAGTGGACCCTGGGCACGCCTGCCGCGCACCAGCTGAACATCGGCGTCGTGCGCGCCGGAGCGGAGTTCGGCACCCATACCGTGGGCCTGGATGCCCCGGCCGAGGTACTCGAACTCACCCACACGGCGCGGTCCCGGGCCCCCTTCGCGCAGGGCGCCCTGGCGGCGGCCCACTGGCTGCACGGGCGGAAGGGGCTGTTCACCATGGCTGATCTGGCGGCGGACCTGCTCGATCCCCTATTCGTTTTCGGAGGCAAGCCATGACCCTGGATCTGTCCGGTCTCGCCGTCGCCCTGGCCACGCCCTTCACGCCCGCAGGGACGGTGGACCTGCCCGCCTTCCGGAAGCTGGTGCGTCACGTGGTGGCCGGCTGCGTGGACACGCTGGTGCCCCTGGGCACCACGGGCGAGGCCTCCACCCTGCTCGATGCGGAGCGGGATGCGGTCATCGCCGCCTGCCTGGAGGAGAGCAGCGGCCGCCCTGTGATCGTGGGCACGGGCCACAACGCCACGCAGCAGGCCGCAGCCATGACGAAGCGGGCCCAGGCGCTGGGCGCCGCGGGGGCCCTGGTGGTCACGCCCTACTACAACAAGCCGAACCCCGACGGGCTGGTGGCCCACTACGCCGTCGTCGCCGAGGCCGCACCGGGCTTCCCCCTCATCGCCTACAACGTGCCGGGCCGCACGGGCCTGAACGTGACGCCGACCGTGCTGATGCGGCTGTGGCAGAACCCCCAGGTGGTGGCCGTGAAGGAGAGCAGCGGCAGCCTCGCGCAGATCGCCGAGGTGGCCCGCACCCTGCCCCATGGCAAGACCCTGCTCTCCGGCGATGACAACCTGGCCCTGGCCTCCATGGCCGTGGGGGCCTCGGGGCTGGTCTCGGTGCTGGGCAACGTCCTGCCCGCCGAGACCGCCGCCATGATCGCCGCGGCCCGGCGGGGCAACACCCTCGAGGCTCTGCGCCTGCACCAGCAGCTGTTGCCCCTCATGGATGCGCTGTTCGTGGAAAGCAACCCGGTGCCGCTGAAGGCGGCCCTCAAGCTGCTGGGGATCGGCGAGGACATCGTGCGCCTGCCCCTCATGCCCGCCTCCGCGGCCACCCGCACCCTTCTCGCCGAGGCCCTCTGCCTCGCCACCGACGGCACCCTGCCAGGAGTGAAGTGATGGTCGTCGACCTCGATTCCATCCACGCCTTCTTCAGCCGCCCTCCCGAAGTGCTGGCGGCCGATCCCGAGGCCCCGGCCTGGCATCAGATCCTGCTGGTGGCCCTGGAGACCGGCGCCATCCGCGCCGCCGAGCGGCAGGAGGACGGCACCTGGCAGGCCAACACCTGGGTGAAGCAGGCCATCCTCTGCGGCTTCCGCCGGACGAATCTCGTGGAGATGCCGGGCCCCGGCTTCCCCATGTTCGACAAGACCGCCTACCCGGTGCGCCACTTCGGCCTGGAGGATGGCGTGCGGCTCGTCCCGGGTGGCTCCGCCGTGCGGCGCGGGGCCCACATCGCCCGCAGCGTGGTGCTCATGCCCCCGGCCTACGTGAACGTGGGCGCCTTCGTCGATGAGGGCACCATGGTGGACAGCCACGCCCTGGTGGGCAGCTGCGCCCAGATCGGCAAGCGCGTGCACCTGTCCGCCGCGGCCCAGATCGGCGGCGTGCTGGAGCCCGCGGGCGCACGCCCCGTGATCGTGGAGGACGACGCCTTCGTGGGCGGTCTCGTGGGCCTCTTCGAGGGCATCGTGGTGCGCAAGCGCGCCGTGCTGGCCTCGGGCGTGGTCATCACGGGGAGCAGCATCATCTACGATCTGGTGAACGGGCGCGAGCTGCGCCAGGAGGTGCCGGAAGGCGCCGTGGTGGTGCCGGGTTCCCGCCCCGCCTCGGGCGACTATGCCAAGGCTCACGGACTGCAGCTGGCTGCGCCTTGTATCGTGAAGTACCGCGATGACAAGACCGACGCGGCCACCGCCCTGGAACAGGCCCTGCGCTAGTCCACGCCAGAGGGAAGACAAATGATTACCGCCAAGACACCAAGGCGCCAAGAACTGCAAATGCCCTTTCTGTTTCTTTCCTTGGCGTCTTGGCGTCTTGGCGGTGAGTCTTTTTCAAGCGCTTGTCTCGTATGGAACCTTCCATGATCCCCGCCGACCGCCTATCCCTTCTGAAGCCCTCGCCCATCCGCGCCATCACGGATGGCACGCCGCCCGGGGCCATCCCCCTGGGCCTGGGCGAGCCCACTTGGGACCTGCCGGAGGTGGCCCGCAAGGCCCTGCTCCGCGAGCCCGGCCCCTGCGCCTACGTGCCCCACGTGGGCCTGCTGGAATTGCGCCGTGCCGTGGCCGCCTTCCACGGCGCCCAGGTGGACGAGGTGCTCATCACCACGGGTTCGCAGGGGGCGCTGTTCTCCCTGTTCCAGGCCTGGGTGGAGCCCGGCACCCAGGTGCTGATGCCCGATCCCGGCTTCGTGGCCTACCCGGCCCTGGCCCGCATGGCCGGCGCCGAGCCCGTGACCTACCGGCTCTCCGCCGACCGCTTCCGCCTGGACGCCGACGAGCTCATCCGCGTGCTGGACGCCACGCCCGGCGCCTCCGCCGTGATCCTCAACCTGCCCTCCAATCCCACGGGCGGCGGCGGTGACCTCACGGCCCTGAAGCGCGTGGCCGATGCCTGCACGGCCCGGGGCGTGCTGCTCATCTCCGACGAGGTATACCGCGACCTGCACTTCGGCGTGCGTGCGCCCAGCCTGCGGGACGTCACCGACCGCGGCGTGGTGACCAGCTCCGTGAGCAAGGGCTGGGGCGCGCCGGGCCTGCGGGTGGGCTGGGCCGTGGGCGATCCCGCCTGGCTGCTGCCCGCCCGCGTGGTGCATGGCTACGCGGTCACCGGCACCGCCACCCCGGCCCAGTGGGCCGCGCTGGCCCTCCTCGAACACTCCGACACCGTGCTGGCCGAGGCCCGAGCCGCCGTGCAGCTGCGCTGGCAGGCCCTCGCCGAGGCCCTCCGCGAGGAGCTGGGCCACGCCGTGACCCCGCCCGACGGCACCTTCTACCACTTCATGCCCCTGCCCCCCACGGCCCACGCCGATCCCCTGGCCTTCTGCCTGCGCCTGCGCGACGAGGCCAAGGTGGTGCTCATCCCCGGCCTCGCCTTCGGCGAAGGCGGCCGCGGCCACGCTAGGCTCAGCTTCGCCGCCACGCCGGAGCAGCTGAAGGAGGGTGTGCGGCGCTTGGCGCCGTACTGGACGTCATAACGAGGGTTGCCTGCTGTCTAGGCCCATTCCAAGAACGGAGTCAGAATCTCCTACATGGCCAATCTTCCACCCAAACCATCCGAACAGACCTTTCCTGGCGGATCTAAGTCCCGTGTCAATCGCGCCGGAGAAAAGGTTCGGGTGAATCTCGCAACGAGTGATGACCTTCACGTCATCGACGAGTGGCGGGCGGCGCATCGTGCGGTTCTAAATACATTTAAGGCCATCCTCATCCAACGTGGCCGAGGAAAGGGGATCATCTTTGCTCAAAGACACAAGCGTAAGCGCACGATCTTCGACAAATTAAAACGATTTCCCGGCATGAATCTATCTCGAATGGACGACGTGGCGGGCTGCCGCCTCATATTCAAAAGCATTAAGGAGCTTTATTCGTTCAGGGAGAAATTTCATCAAGCTCGATTCAACCATAAGAGAAGAAATTCGGATGAAAAGGACAAATACGACTACATCAAAAAGCCCAAAGAAACGGGCTATCGCGGTGTCCACGATGTATACGAATACGACGTCAACTCTGTTGTAGGTCGGCCTCTCGCGGGGCTCTATGTTGAAATCCAGTACCGCACCCTTGTACAACACGCATGGGCAACCACGGTCGAGGTGATCGGGTTCATTACTGAAAGCCAACCAAAATTTCAACAAGGCGACACGAGATTTGAGCATGCCATGCAAATGGCAAGTGAGCTTCTGGCTCGTGCTCATGAGCGAATGAAGGGCCCACTGCCTGAAATATCAGATCGTGACCTTGTTGCTCAGTTTCTAGCTGCAGATCAAGAGTTAGGCTTGTTGCAAATGCTGCGTGGGTTGAATGCCGCAGACAAGGTCGTATCGTCAAAGAGAAATGCAATTTTGATTTTTTCAGAAGGGAAACCCCTTGAGGTAAAACAGTACCGCGATGCAACTGATGCGCTTCGTGCGCTGTTTGACCTTGAAAAGCAGATGCCTGATCGAGACATCGTACTTGTTCGCGCAGACACCGGCGAGGAGGTTCGATTGGCATTCAAGAACTACTTCTCAGATGCTCGAGACTTCATTCGTTTAATTGAGGATGCGTGCACTAAGCTCACCAAGGCAAAGAACCTCCTCGACGTATCGTCCTTCAAGGCAGGACAGTCTTAATCACGAGCGTGACTAGGCGAAACACAAGCAATCAACTCTGCACGCCCACCAGGTTGAACTTGAAATGAAACCTCTTTTTCCCCTCGAGGACGCCACCTGCCGCCACCTCGCGGAAGCCCACGGCACGCCCTGCTTCGCCTACTCCGCCGCGGCAGCGGCGGAGCAATTCTCCTCACTACGCAAAGTAATGCCCCCCCGGATGCGTCTGGCCTACGCGGTGAAGGCCAACCCGCACCGGGAC contains these protein-coding regions:
- a CDS encoding 4-hydroxy-tetrahydrodipicolinate reductase, with amino-acid sequence MSLRIGLFGRGRLGSAIAAEVGDLAWQVDQGESPTGPVDVAIDASVAEAVEAHLAWAQETGTDLVIGATGWTMPDLEARVAGRIGVLTSSNFSLTVALMTRLATVMGRFAALDATRDPYLVEHHHRLKADAPSGTAKTLAAAVLAGCPRKTEWTLGTPAAHQLNIGVVRAGAEFGTHTVGLDAPAEVLELTHTARSRAPFAQGALAAAHWLHGRKGLFTMADLAADLLDPLFVFGGKP
- the dapA gene encoding 4-hydroxy-tetrahydrodipicolinate synthase — translated: MTLDLSGLAVALATPFTPAGTVDLPAFRKLVRHVVAGCVDTLVPLGTTGEASTLLDAERDAVIAACLEESSGRPVIVGTGHNATQQAAAMTKRAQALGAAGALVVTPYYNKPNPDGLVAHYAVVAEAAPGFPLIAYNVPGRTGLNVTPTVLMRLWQNPQVVAVKESSGSLAQIAEVARTLPHGKTLLSGDDNLALASMAVGASGLVSVLGNVLPAETAAMIAAARRGNTLEALRLHQQLLPLMDALFVESNPVPLKAALKLLGIGEDIVRLPLMPASAATRTLLAEALCLATDGTLPGVK
- a CDS encoding 2,3,4,5-tetrahydropyridine-2,6-dicarboxylate N-succinyltransferase, which produces MVVDLDSIHAFFSRPPEVLAADPEAPAWHQILLVALETGAIRAAERQEDGTWQANTWVKQAILCGFRRTNLVEMPGPGFPMFDKTAYPVRHFGLEDGVRLVPGGSAVRRGAHIARSVVLMPPAYVNVGAFVDEGTMVDSHALVGSCAQIGKRVHLSAAAQIGGVLEPAGARPVIVEDDAFVGGLVGLFEGIVVRKRAVLASGVVITGSSIIYDLVNGRELRQEVPEGAVVVPGSRPASGDYAKAHGLQLAAPCIVKYRDDKTDAATALEQALR
- a CDS encoding pyridoxal phosphate-dependent aminotransferase translates to MIPADRLSLLKPSPIRAITDGTPPGAIPLGLGEPTWDLPEVARKALLREPGPCAYVPHVGLLELRRAVAAFHGAQVDEVLITTGSQGALFSLFQAWVEPGTQVLMPDPGFVAYPALARMAGAEPVTYRLSADRFRLDADELIRVLDATPGASAVILNLPSNPTGGGGDLTALKRVADACTARGVLLISDEVYRDLHFGVRAPSLRDVTDRGVVTSSVSKGWGAPGLRVGWAVGDPAWLLPARVVHGYAVTGTATPAQWAALALLEHSDTVLAEARAAVQLRWQALAEALREELGHAVTPPDGTFYHFMPLPPTAHADPLAFCLRLRDEAKVVLIPGLAFGEGGRGHARLSFAATPEQLKEGVRRLAPYWTS
- a CDS encoding RelA/SpoT domain-containing protein — its product is MANLPPKPSEQTFPGGSKSRVNRAGEKVRVNLATSDDLHVIDEWRAAHRAVLNTFKAILIQRGRGKGIIFAQRHKRKRTIFDKLKRFPGMNLSRMDDVAGCRLIFKSIKELYSFREKFHQARFNHKRRNSDEKDKYDYIKKPKETGYRGVHDVYEYDVNSVVGRPLAGLYVEIQYRTLVQHAWATTVEVIGFITESQPKFQQGDTRFEHAMQMASELLARAHERMKGPLPEISDRDLVAQFLAADQELGLLQMLRGLNAADKVVSSKRNAILIFSEGKPLEVKQYRDATDALRALFDLEKQMPDRDIVLVRADTGEEVRLAFKNYFSDARDFIRLIEDACTKLTKAKNLLDVSSFKAGQS